Proteins found in one Ornithorhynchus anatinus isolate Pmale09 chromosome 8, mOrnAna1.pri.v4, whole genome shotgun sequence genomic segment:
- the R3HDML gene encoding peptidase inhibitor R3HDML has product MRLPRAALYLAGLLWGMAPKPCSLALPDAPSGLTPGPGSRPGSSSLGPGVPRQRRKRHISARDVIALLNFHNRVRAGVFPPAANMEYMVWDEQLAKVAEAWATQCIWDHGPPQLMRHVGQNLSFHSGRFRSVVDLVKSWSDEKKHYSFPWPRDCKPSCPSQCTGHVCTHYTQMVWASSNRLGCALHTCTNMNIWGNNRRRAVYLVCNYAIKGNWIGEAPYKVGRPCSACPSKYGGRCKSNMCSVDLKSKLDSPSSKFFRAPGGSDHR; this is encoded by the exons ATGCGCCTGCCGCGGGCAGCTCTGTACCTGGCAGGGCTGCTTTGGGGGATGGCCCCGAAACCCTGCTCGTTGGCACTGCCCGACGCCCCTTCGGGGCTGACCCCGGGCCCCGGGAGCAGGCCGGGGAGCTCCTCGCTGGGCCCTGGCGTCCCAAGACAGCGTCGGAAGCGCCACATCTCCGCCCGGGACGTGATTGCCCTGCTCAATTTCCACAACCGCGTCCGCGCGGGGGTCTTCCCACCGGCCGCCAACATGGAGTACATG GTGTGGGATGAACAGCTGGCCAAGGTGGCCGAGGCCTGGGCTACCCAGTGCATCTGGGACCACGGGCCCCCTCAGCTGATGAGACACGTGGGCCAGAATCTCTCCTTCCACTCCGGCCG ATTCCGCTCCGTGGTGGATTTGGTGAAGTCTTGGTCGGATGAGAAGAAACACTACTCGTTCCCATGGCCAAGGGATTGCAAGCCCAGCTGCCCCTCTCAGTGTACCGGCCACGTCTGCACTCACTACACCCAG ATGGTGTGGGCATCATCCAACCGGCTGGGCTGCGCCCTCCACACTTGCACCAATATGAACATCTGGGGAAACAACCGGCGCCGGGCCGTGTATCTGGTATGCAACTACGCCATCAA GGGCAACTGGATCGGCGAGGCCCCGTACAAAGTGGGGAGACCCTGTTCTGCCTGCCCCTCCAAATACGGAGGCAGATGTAAGAGTAACATGTGCTCCGTCGACCTCAAATCCAAACTAGACTCACCTAGTTCTAAATTCTTCCGAGCCCCAGGGGGGTCCGACCACCGATAG